In one Arachis duranensis cultivar V14167 chromosome 9, aradu.V14167.gnm2.J7QH, whole genome shotgun sequence genomic region, the following are encoded:
- the LOC107464380 gene encoding uncharacterized protein LOC107464380 translates to MRIPDLHPEVHLHAIKSGLRPGKFQETIAVSKPKTLAEFREKAKGQINVEELRQARKTEKSVAVKDDDKPRDNKKTFKPVPWYESYTVFNAKRDDIIKEILNSKLIKPPRKAGAYPESKTVDKSKFCTFHQKHGHTTDECVIAKDLLERLARQGHLDKFIAGCMQKTVTSASGPSTASPSSKEKDKAPTQPRGIINCISGGYAGGGHTSSARKRTYRAMLAVTDVPKIPQPTHDFPEMTFCSTDFNHTDVNYDNPVVISVQLGDLIVRKVLLDPGSSADVLFFTTFEKMKLSNNILQPYHGDLVGFSRERVPVLGSVWLQTTLGEQPLFKTQDIQYLVVDCFSPYNLILGRPFLNRFAAIVSTVHLCGKFPVQDNLVATIHGDLHEARQCYNTSLKPIKRSYIAQVNSIQPDQPRLAEIDPRADFEDRPMPNEDLTKVLLTEDPMKFTFVGTSTNTEEREALVTFLRENADLFAWTPADMPGIHPSVITHKLAINLGARPISQRKRNLGTEKCLACLAEVKKLIAANFIREIRFTTWLTNVVMVKKSNGKWRMCVDFTDLNKACSKDSYPLPCIDNLVDNSCGFGSLSFMDAYSGYNQILMHPSDQEKTAFITEYGNHCYNVMPFGLKNAGATYQRLMNKVFQNQIGRNIEVYVDNMVAKTMVGKSYINDLTEIFAQIQQYNMRLNPEKCAFGVRGGKFLGFILTSRGIETNPDKCRAIIDMKSPTTLKEVQRLTGRLAALSRFLPYLALKSYHFFQCLKRSTKHFKWTESCEAAFQNLKQFLSKPPVLQIPKPNEPLSIYLSITDVAISSVLLTDTEKGHQPIYFVSKSLQGAALRYPRLEKLALALVFSSRRLRPYFQGHTIVVRTEQPLRQILSKPELAGRLIKWAIELSEFDIQYQPRGSVRSQYLSDFVAELTQPLQEEENSDWNLFVDGASNPQGSGAGILLESPEGIILEHSLWFSFKASNNQVEYEALIAGLRLAIDLQITSLKVYCDSLLVVQQVNQVCQTKDQILSKYLDIIQNLKNSFSKIEIHHIPREQNNRAEILSKLATTQAHTATLLQSTLDKPSIHALIILNTLCKDSWQLPYMQYLKCGSVPDEVSDKKGFRRQASFFTLINNVLYRRGFFRPLLKCLDRKEADIVLAEAHEGICGIHSGARSLSQKILRAGFYWPTIWEDSRKKVKACDKCQKHAPSINIPAEQLHQSVISWPFNQWGIDILGPFPTVPRQMKYLVVAIDYFSKWIEAQPLARITSSQMISFVWKYIICRYGIPRHIITDNGRQFTDHNFKLFLQNLKINQHFSSMEHPQSNGLAEAANKVLLHALRKKLDKAKGLWAELVPEILWSYNTTVQTSTKETPFRLVYGSEAMIPLEISQQSLRTQVENHDQARHAELDLVEEVRSTAALRHRALQQQLGRRYAKKVLPRSFNIGGPVLRKTEDARRPSAHGKFAAT, encoded by the coding sequence ATGAGGATCCCCGACCTTCATCCTGAAGTCCATCTCCATGCAATTAAGAGCGGCCTTCGTCCGGGCAAATTTCAGGAGACAATAGCTGTGAGCAAGCCGAAAACTTTGGCAGAATTCCGTGAAAAGGCCAAGGGACAGATAAATGTTGAAGAGCTTCGGCAAGCCCGCAAAACAGAAAAGTCAGTCGCTGTCAAGGATGATGATAAACCTCGGGATAATAAGAAAACCTTCAAGCCCGTCCCCTGGTATGAGTCATACACAGTCTTCAACGCAAAGAGGGATGACATTATCAAAGAAATACTTAACTCCAAATTAATCAAACCCCCTCGTAAAGCCGGCGCCTACCCAGAATCCAAAACTGTTGATAAATCCAAATTCTGTACTTTTCATCAAAAGCACGGTCACACAACTGATGAATGTGTGATCGCCAAAGACCTCCTGGAACGCCTCGCAAGACAAGGTCACCTCGATAAGTTTATCGCAGGATGCATGCAGAAGACTGTAACCTCGGCCTCCGGCCCCTCAACAGCAAGCCCCTCATCAAAAGAAAAGGACAAGGCACCCACCCAACCAAGAGGAATCATCAATTGTATCTCAGGAGGATATGCAGGAGGCGGACATACAAGCTCGGCTCGAAAAAGAACCTATAGAGCCATGTTGGCAGTTACAGATGTCCCTAAAATTCCTCAGCCGACTCACGATTTCCCAGAAATGACTTTCTGTTCAACCGACTTTAATCATACAGATGTGAATTATGACAATCCAGTGGTAATTTCTGTTCAGTTAGGAGACCTAATAGTCCGCAAAGTACTCCTCGACCCCGGAAGTAGCGCAGATGTGTTATTCTTTACCACATTTGAGAAAATGAAGCTGAGTAACAACATTTTGCAACCATACCATGGAGATTTGGTCGGATTTTCCAGAGAACGCGTCCCCGTTCTCGGTTCCGTGTGGTTACAAACCACACTTGGTGAGCAACCATTATTTAAGACACAAGACATTCAATATCTTGTTGTTGACTGTTTTAGTCCTTATAATCTTATACTAGGTAGACCATTTTTAAATCGATTTGCGGCAATTGTATCTACAGTTCATCTTTGCGGGAAGTTTCCTGTGCAGGATAATTTAGTAGCAACCATCCACGGAGACCTCCATGAAGCTCGGCAATGCTACAACACAAGTTTGAAACCTATCAAAAGGAGCTACATAGCACAGGTCAACTCCATACAGCCCGACCAGCCGAGGTTGGCAGAAATAGATCCAAGAGCCGATTTTGAAGATCGACCTATGCCAAACGAGGACTTAACAAAGGTTCTCCTAACGGAAGATCCCATGAAATTCACCTTTGTTGGAACATCAACAAACACCGAGGAAAGAGAAGCACTTGTAACATTTCTGCGTGAAAATGCCGATTTATTTGCTTGGACCCCTGCAGATATGCCCGGAATACATCCCTCCGTTATCACACATAAGTTAGCAATCAATTTAGGGGCTCGCCCAATCtcacaaaggaaaagaaacctCGGGACAGAGAAGTGCCTTGCATGCCTTGCCGAGGTTAAAAAGCTCATTGCCGCCAATTTCATCCGCGAAATCAGGTTCACAACATGGCTCACTAATGTTGTCATGGTAAAAAAGAGTAACGGTAAATGGCGCATGTGCGTCGATTTCACtgatttaaacaaagcatgcTCTAAAGATTCTTATCCTTTACCTTGCATTGACAATTTGGTAGACAACTCCTGTGGTTTTGGTTCCTTAAGTTTTATGGACGCATATTCTGGTTATAACCAAATTCTTATGCACCCATCTGATCAAGAGAAAACCGCTTTTATAACTGAATATGGAAATCATTGCTATAATgttatgccttttggtttaaagaatgCAGGAGCGACGTATCAGCGtttaatgaataaggtcttccAGAACCAAATTGGTCGGAACATAGAAGTGTACGTCGACAATATGGTCGCCAAGACAATGGTCGGAAAGTCTTACATCAACGACCTAACGGAGATCTTCGCGCAAATCCAACAATATAATATGAGACTAAACCCTGAAAAATGTGCTTTCGGTGTTCGCGGAGGCAAATTCCTCGGATTCATACTTACCAGCCGAGGAATAGAAACAAACCCCGATAAATGTCGGGCGATAATTGATATGAAAAGTCCAACAACACTGAAGGAGGTCCAACGGCTAACAGGCCGGCTCGCAGCTTTATCAAGATTCCTACCCTATTTGGCCTTAAAATCTTATCATTTTTTCCAATGCTTAAAGAGGAGCACAAAACATTTTAAATGGACTGAAAGCTGTGAAGCTGCattccaaaatttaaaacaatttctTTCCAAACCTCCTGTTTTACAAATACCAAAACCCAATGAGCCATTATCTATATACTTGTCTATTACTGATGTGGCAATTAGTTCTGTCCTTTTAACAGATACAGAGAAAGGTCACCAGCCGATCTATTTTGTAAGTAAGTCCCTACAAGGTGCCGCGCTTCGTTACCCAAGGTTGGAAAAACTTGCATTGGCCTTAGTCTTCTCCTCAAGACGACTCCGACCATACTTTCAGGGGCACACCATCGTCGTCAGAACCGAACAACCTCTTCGGCAGATTCTTTCAAAACCAGAATTAGCAGGCCGACTTATCAAATGGGCCATTGAGCTTTCAGAATTTGATATTCAATACCAACCGAGAGGATCCGTCAGATCTCAATACTTATCTGATTTTGTAGCCGAACTTACCCAACCattgcaagaagaagaaaactcgGACTGGAACTTGTTTGTAGATGGAGCTTCAAACCCCCAAGGGTCAGGAGCAGGGATATTGTTAGAAAGTCCTGAAGGTATAATCCTCGAGCATTCTCTCTGGTTCTCTTTCAAAGCAAGCAATAACCAGGTCGAGTACGAGGCCCTCATCGCTGGGCTCAGGTTAGCAATTGATTTACAAATCACCAGCTTAAAAGTTTATTGTGATTCCCTGTTAGTGGTTCAACAAGTGAATCAGGTTTGTCAGACTAAAGatcaaattttatcaaaatacttAGACATTATTCAAAACTTGAAGAACAGTTTCTCAAAGATAGAAATTCACCACATTCCTAGGGAACAGAACAATAGGGCTGAAATCCTATCAAAGTTAGCTACTACACAAGCACACACAGCGACACTACTCCAATCAACTTTAGATAAGCCGAGCATACATGCTCTGATCATTTTAAACACTTTATGTAAAGACAGTTGGCAGCTACCTTATATGCAGTACTTAAAATGCGGTTCTGTCCCGGATGAAGTTTCAGATAAGAAAGGATTCCGACGACAAGCCTCTTTTTTCACATTAATCAATAACGTTTTATATAGGCGGGGATTTTTCCGACCACTTCTGAAATGCTTAGACAGGAAAGAAGCCGATATTGTGTTGGCCGAGGCTCATGAAGGAATATGTGGGATACACTCGGGAGCAAGAAGCCTGTCACAGAAAATACTTCGAGCTGGTTTTTACTGGCCGACCATATGGGAGGATAGCAGGAAGAAAGTCAAAGCTTGTGACAAATGTCAAAAGCACGCACCATCCATCAACATTCCGGCCGAACAACTTCATCAGTCAGTAATAAGTTGGCCATTCAATCAGTGGGGGATTGACATCCTCGGCCCCTTCCCCACTGTACCCAGGCAAATGAAGTATTTGGTAGTAGCTATTGATTATTTCAGCAAATGGATCGAAGCACAACCCTTAGCAAGAATAACATCATCCCAGATGATATCTTTTGTTTGGAAATATATCATATGCCGATATGGAATTCCGAGACATATTATCACCGACAATGGTCGGCAGTTTACCGACCATAACTTTAAACTCTTCTTGCAGAACCTAAAGATAAACCAACACTTCTCATCCATGGAACACCCACAATCTAATGGCTTGGCTGAGGCTGCCAACAAAGTTCTCTTGCACGCCTTGAGAAAAAAGCTCGACAAAGCTAAGGGACTCTGGGCCGAGCTGGTTCCAGAAATATTATGGTCATACAACACTACGGTACAAACGTCGACTAAGGAAACACCATTCCGCTTGGTATATGGGTCTGAAGCGATGATCCCTTTGGAAATTTCACAACAATCCTTGAGGACACAGGTAGAGAATCATGATCAAGCTCGACACGCTGAGTTAGATTTAGTAGAAGAAGTTCGAAGTACAGCAGCTCTCCGACACCGAGCTTTACAGCAACAACTTGGCCGGCGATATGCAAAAAAGGTGCTACCAAGATCCTTCAACATTGGCGGTCCGGTGTTAAGAAAAACTGAAG